One segment of Rhodothermus bifroesti DNA contains the following:
- a CDS encoding glycosyltransferase family A protein, producing the protein MEQAASARSRWPRVSCLMVTADRPHLVRRAIRSYLQQTYPHRELIVLDNGQQPLDEKLLADIPADELVYVRQEPKPGRVIGTLRNQALALARGEYIAPQWDDDDWSHPERLMRQMQVLLEGGYDACALAGTLMHVNHPVYFFHPFLGLLRRGVPPTLVHRRDAQMRYPDLRRTSDTHYLEAWRAQRRYVMLPASESYLYLRYFHGENLWEQEHFLRRMRNTPKDFLAYLWYRYVRGNEFMHPRFQLDVQGRAAFMAYLQDSVQTGVFAPEVLQVRL; encoded by the coding sequence ATGGAACAGGCTGCAAGCGCACGATCGCGTTGGCCTCGGGTCAGTTGCCTTATGGTGACAGCCGATCGGCCGCATTTGGTGCGGAGGGCTATCCGGTCTTATCTACAGCAGACCTATCCTCATCGGGAGCTGATCGTGCTAGACAACGGCCAACAGCCCCTAGACGAAAAGCTCCTGGCCGATATTCCAGCCGATGAGCTGGTCTATGTACGCCAGGAGCCCAAGCCTGGCCGGGTTATTGGTACCTTGCGGAACCAAGCCCTGGCTTTGGCCCGCGGTGAATACATCGCGCCCCAATGGGATGACGACGACTGGTCTCATCCTGAACGCTTAATGCGGCAAATGCAGGTGTTGCTTGAAGGGGGCTATGACGCTTGTGCCTTGGCTGGTACCCTGATGCACGTGAATCATCCCGTCTACTTTTTCCATCCGTTCTTAGGATTGCTGCGGCGTGGCGTTCCCCCAACGCTGGTGCATCGTCGTGACGCGCAAATGCGCTATCCGGACTTACGCCGCACGAGCGATACGCACTACCTCGAGGCATGGCGCGCCCAGCGCCGCTACGTCATGCTCCCTGCCTCCGAATCGTACCTTTATTTGCGTTACTTTCACGGGGAAAACCTTTGGGAGCAGGAGCACTTTCTGCGGCGCATGCGCAATACGCCAAAAGATTTCCTGGCCTATCTCTGGTACCGATACGTACGCGGCAACGAGTTTATGCACCCACGTTTTCAGCTCGACGTGCAAGGCCGTGCGGCTTTTATGGCCTATTTGCAGGATTCGGTGCAGACGGGTGTTTTTGCTCCCGAGGTGCTTCAGGTGCGTTTATGA
- a CDS encoding efflux RND transporter permease subunit yields MIESLFQRLRPIIRTVVRHPGRVLGVALALSVLGVSLVMQLRIDTDFAKLIPRSYPSVQALERLREMVGGESTVDVAIVSPSFEANRRFAEDLIPRALALQGKEYAEPYLGRVEYRRDTEFLRKNALYFATDDELDRLEQYLQDKIEEARLRVNPFFFELEEEEPEDTTAAALQAVYEELVGKEYPISEDSTTLVVRFYPTQSQTNIGYIEDLYRDLDRLVAEMQPSRYHPEMQVVLAGRLLRQLVEVRAITNDVFGSFGAGVTAVLLTVVLYFSYKSYRARVGRHFNRRVLLSELGRMPVMAVLIGLPLLMSLSWSFGLAYVAFKTLNLMTSTLGLVLFGLGIDYGIHFYARYAEERAEGRSVAEAAEITFLSTGQAITVGALTTAIALYVLMLADFKGFSEFGFIAGSGILLALLAMLTVMPALLVLAERYRLLNLDADHAAPAHRVAPGRFPGARPILIGSVVAVVLALVFLPRVSFEWDFGKLEPRYEDYEARQDYVERVYQTGGRRNPAYIVVDDPAEVPVVVAALKERAAQDTLSPTILAVESLQERFPILPEAQQAKLARIAHIRTLLEDPFLRTDTSEAMQRLREAAQTERPIALEEVPEFLKERFTSKTGEVGNFVLVYPSVRLADGRNSIAFAEDVGQVKVNGKVYYAGSTSLVAADMLRLMLQEAPWMVLLTFTAVVLVMWLNFRTLRWTLLALLPLVVGVLWMLLIMELLGMKLNFYNMVVLPAVLGIGNDAGAHLVHRYREHGAGSLRQVLRSTGEAVTMASLTTMMGFGGQLLSFHPGLRSLGELAVVGVGTTLLAALLFLPALLQWLEDRTARVSATPSPVAADK; encoded by the coding sequence ATGATAGAAAGTTTATTTCAGCGGCTGAGACCTATTATTCGTACCGTAGTTCGGCATCCCGGCCGGGTGCTCGGTGTGGCTTTGGCCTTGTCGGTACTCGGTGTATCGCTGGTTATGCAGCTGCGCATTGATACCGACTTTGCCAAGCTCATCCCGAGGTCTTATCCCAGCGTTCAGGCGCTGGAGCGCTTGCGCGAAATGGTTGGCGGCGAAAGTACGGTGGATGTAGCCATCGTTAGCCCCTCATTTGAGGCCAATCGGCGTTTTGCTGAAGACCTGATTCCACGGGCTTTGGCGCTCCAAGGAAAGGAATATGCCGAGCCGTACTTGGGGCGCGTAGAGTACCGCCGAGATACCGAGTTTTTACGCAAAAATGCACTTTATTTTGCTACAGACGATGAACTAGACCGTCTGGAACAATATCTGCAAGACAAAATCGAAGAAGCCCGGCTGCGTGTCAATCCGTTTTTCTTTGAGCTCGAGGAAGAGGAGCCGGAGGACACCACCGCTGCTGCTTTGCAGGCGGTTTATGAAGAGCTGGTGGGGAAGGAGTATCCCATTTCGGAGGATAGCACCACGCTGGTAGTGCGTTTTTATCCCACGCAGTCGCAGACCAACATTGGCTATATCGAAGACCTCTACCGGGACCTAGATCGACTTGTGGCAGAAATGCAACCCAGCCGCTACCACCCCGAGATGCAGGTGGTATTGGCGGGCCGGTTGCTTCGGCAGCTCGTCGAAGTGCGGGCGATCACCAATGACGTGTTTGGTTCTTTTGGAGCAGGTGTAACCGCCGTGCTGCTCACGGTAGTTTTGTATTTTAGCTACAAGTCGTATCGGGCCCGTGTGGGGCGTCATTTTAATCGACGGGTGTTGCTCTCGGAGCTAGGGCGCATGCCGGTGATGGCAGTGCTTATTGGCTTGCCGCTGCTGATGAGCCTATCGTGGTCGTTTGGGCTGGCCTACGTGGCGTTTAAAACGCTGAACCTGATGACCTCGACGCTGGGACTGGTGCTGTTTGGTTTGGGTATTGACTATGGCATTCACTTCTATGCGCGCTATGCTGAAGAACGGGCCGAAGGACGTTCGGTGGCGGAGGCGGCTGAGATAACGTTCCTAAGTACCGGACAAGCCATCACAGTAGGGGCGCTGACTACGGCTATTGCGCTTTATGTGTTGATGCTGGCCGACTTTAAGGGCTTTAGTGAGTTTGGGTTTATTGCGGGCAGCGGTATTCTGCTTGCCTTGCTGGCCATGCTCACCGTGATGCCAGCGTTGCTAGTGCTCGCTGAGCGCTACCGGCTGCTCAACTTAGACGCTGACCATGCAGCCCCAGCACATCGGGTAGCCCCAGGACGCTTCCCAGGGGCACGTCCGATCCTGATCGGTAGTGTGGTAGCGGTAGTTTTAGCCCTGGTTTTTCTTCCACGCGTTTCTTTTGAGTGGGATTTCGGAAAACTCGAGCCGCGCTACGAGGACTATGAAGCCCGGCAGGATTATGTGGAGCGTGTTTATCAAACCGGTGGCCGACGCAACCCCGCCTATATTGTGGTGGACGATCCAGCAGAGGTGCCTGTTGTCGTTGCGGCGCTAAAGGAACGGGCAGCCCAGGATACGCTTTCCCCAACTATTTTGGCGGTAGAAAGCCTGCAGGAGCGTTTCCCTATTCTGCCGGAAGCCCAGCAGGCCAAATTAGCCCGTATTGCTCATATTCGCACGCTGCTAGAAGATCCTTTTTTGCGCACCGACACTTCTGAAGCCATGCAGCGTCTGCGTGAAGCCGCGCAAACTGAGCGTCCCATTGCTTTGGAAGAAGTCCCTGAGTTTCTCAAAGAACGCTTTACGTCTAAAACCGGCGAAGTAGGTAACTTTGTGCTGGTGTATCCTTCGGTTCGCTTAGCTGATGGACGCAACTCTATTGCTTTTGCTGAAGATGTGGGCCAGGTTAAGGTTAACGGGAAGGTTTATTATGCCGGGTCAACCTCGTTGGTAGCTGCCGACATGCTTCGGTTGATGCTCCAAGAAGCGCCCTGGATGGTGCTGCTTACATTTACTGCTGTGGTATTGGTTATGTGGCTCAACTTTCGGACGTTACGGTGGACCTTGCTGGCCCTCCTGCCACTGGTGGTCGGCGTGCTCTGGATGCTCCTGATCATGGAGCTTTTGGGCATGAAGCTCAATTTCTACAACATGGTGGTGCTACCAGCCGTGTTGGGCATTGGCAACGATGCTGGTGCACATCTAGTGCATCGCTATCGGGAACATGGGGCGGGTAGTCTGCGGCAAGTGCTGCGTTCTACGGGTGAGGCGGTAACAATGGCCTCGCTTACCACAATGATGGGCTTTGGCGGTCAGCTTTTGAGCTTTCATCCAGGATTGCGTTCTCTTGGTGAACTGGCTGTTGTAGGTGTTGGAACAACGCTTCTTGCTGCGCTGCTTTTCTTGCCGGCTTTGCTCCAATGGCTGGAGGACCGCACCGCGCGCGTTTCGGCTACGCCATCACCGGTGGCTGCTGACAAATAG
- a CDS encoding M48 family metalloprotease: protein MMRAAIFVSLLVGAVLLAEGCAVSTNPVSGRRRLYGYSWEEERRIGQEADRQIVAQYGLYEDPKLAAYVDSLGQVILQHSHLRRPETPAAFRNTPFVFRVLDSPIVNAFALPGGYIYVTRGLLAHVNNEAQLAVVLGHEIGHVAARHASQRAFELQLGQVALLGGAIVGQEVLGLPGGDVLQLGGTVAQLLFLKYSRDDERESDRLGVEYAARAGYDAAEAAAFFSTLKRLSEQAGANLPSFLSTHPDPGEREQTIRALAARWRTELPAMDRVLQAAYYTRIEGLVLGEDPRQGYLDGQAFYHPTLRFWFPVPTGFHVTNQPSQVILTDHRQEAVLVLSLASETSAAAAAQRWRGQQGLTLIDQGSERINGLTAVYVVAEGKTSDGQLIRVLRYFIEHEGRVYSFAGYALQAHYARYQPTFLQAIRGFAPLRDPVRLNVQPIRLRVVRAARSAPFRVLLPELPRGFTPETVAILNQVTLEAPISSGTPLKLPQP from the coding sequence ATGATGCGTGCCGCGATATTCGTCAGCTTGCTGGTAGGCGCCGTGCTTTTGGCAGAGGGATGCGCTGTTTCAACCAACCCCGTAAGTGGTCGCCGTCGGCTTTATGGCTATTCCTGGGAGGAGGAACGCCGCATAGGACAGGAGGCCGATCGGCAGATTGTTGCTCAGTACGGGCTTTATGAAGACCCCAAGCTGGCGGCTTATGTGGACAGTCTAGGACAGGTGATCCTTCAGCATAGCCATTTGCGACGACCAGAGACGCCTGCAGCGTTTCGCAATACGCCCTTTGTGTTTCGCGTGCTCGACAGCCCAATCGTTAACGCGTTTGCACTTCCGGGAGGATACATTTATGTGACGCGGGGATTGCTGGCGCACGTAAACAATGAAGCACAGCTTGCGGTGGTGCTAGGCCATGAAATCGGACATGTGGCTGCACGCCATGCCTCACAGCGCGCCTTTGAACTGCAGCTAGGGCAGGTTGCCCTCTTGGGTGGCGCAATCGTGGGGCAAGAAGTCCTTGGTTTACCAGGAGGTGATGTGCTTCAGCTAGGGGGCACGGTAGCTCAGCTCCTGTTTCTGAAATACAGTCGGGACGACGAGCGCGAATCCGATCGGTTAGGGGTTGAATACGCTGCGCGGGCCGGATATGATGCCGCCGAAGCCGCTGCGTTCTTTAGCACGCTCAAGCGGCTCAGTGAACAAGCCGGAGCTAATTTGCCGTCTTTTCTTTCAACCCATCCTGATCCCGGTGAACGGGAACAGACGATCCGTGCGCTTGCAGCTCGCTGGCGCACGGAACTTCCAGCGATGGATCGGGTCCTGCAGGCCGCCTACTACACGCGCATCGAAGGCCTCGTGCTGGGCGAGGATCCGCGTCAGGGGTACCTAGACGGTCAGGCCTTCTACCATCCCACGTTGCGATTCTGGTTTCCTGTACCTACCGGATTTCACGTAACCAACCAGCCATCACAGGTGATTTTGACCGACCACCGGCAGGAGGCCGTGCTGGTCCTCTCGCTCGCCTCAGAAACCTCTGCTGCAGCAGCGGCACAACGCTGGCGTGGGCAACAAGGGCTGACCTTAATCGATCAAGGGAGCGAGCGCATCAACGGGCTAACAGCGGTCTACGTAGTCGCTGAAGGAAAAACTTCTGACGGACAGCTTATACGTGTGCTGCGGTACTTTATCGAACACGAAGGTCGCGTTTATAGCTTTGCAGGCTATGCGCTTCAAGCACACTACGCGCGCTATCAACCCACGTTTTTGCAGGCCATTCGTGGGTTTGCTCCGCTTCGGGATCCCGTACGTTTGAACGTGCAGCCCATTCGCCTACGCGTCGTGCGGGCCGCACGTTCAGCGCCTTTTCGGGTCTTGCTCCCGGAGTTGCCTCGAGGCTTTACACCGGAGACGGTCGCGATCTTAAACCAGGTAACGCTAGAGGCGCCCATTTCGTCCGGTACACCGCTTAAACTGCCCCAGCCATAA
- a CDS encoding DUF3047 domain-containing protein, which translates to MGRWFAFFLVFGVLLPELAPLPASEPQRVGIENFERYPTGAYPDRWRFLTSSREFLPLSAVMNERKECRVRQEAQNKFLRCVTRGEALRITLVNREDFALDWDLRQHPRLRWRWRAVHLPASAREDRRHWNDSGGAVYVTFGTDWLGRPISIKYTYSSLLPAETVVDYGPLKVLVVSSGIDGMGPWVSVERDVMADYQRLFGKEPPSRPLSLTIWSDSDNTKDYAIVDFDDFELLPAIAAIR; encoded by the coding sequence ATGGGGCGATGGTTTGCATTTTTTCTGGTTTTTGGAGTATTGCTTCCAGAGTTGGCACCGCTGCCCGCGTCGGAACCACAGCGCGTAGGTATTGAGAATTTTGAGCGTTATCCGACAGGGGCCTATCCCGACCGATGGCGTTTTCTGACAAGCAGCCGAGAATTTTTACCACTTTCGGCGGTGATGAATGAGCGGAAAGAATGCCGGGTACGGCAAGAAGCGCAAAATAAATTTTTGCGCTGCGTTACACGCGGAGAAGCCCTGCGCATTACGCTGGTCAATCGGGAGGACTTTGCGCTGGATTGGGATCTGCGCCAGCATCCTCGACTGCGTTGGCGCTGGCGTGCGGTGCACCTGCCTGCTAGTGCTCGAGAGGACCGTCGCCATTGGAACGATAGCGGTGGGGCCGTTTACGTAACCTTTGGCACGGACTGGCTAGGCCGGCCTATAAGCATCAAATACACCTATAGCTCGTTGTTGCCTGCTGAGACCGTAGTGGATTACGGACCGTTAAAGGTGCTTGTGGTCAGTTCAGGCATCGACGGCATGGGGCCTTGGGTGTCCGTAGAACGGGATGTAATGGCCGACTACCAGCGATTGTTTGGAAAAGAACCGCCTAGCCGGCCGCTTTCCCTTACGATTTGGAGTGACTCAGACAATACCAAAGACTACGCGATCGTAGACTTTGACGACTTTGAACTGCTTCCGGCTATAGCAGCGATTCGGTAA
- a CDS encoding glycosyltransferase: MPPRVLHFKSIYLNRSETFIDRLIRHLQRYDPIVATLFPKHYTENLPIYTPSGWWAWRRDCWLKQLNRTPRFLYGLCRRLQPALVHAHFGLDGYRLIGLARKTGLPLVVSFYGHDVSRLPDAAGWQRRYQRLALQGTRFIAATEAMKQQLLRLGFPETRIAVVRFGLDLHQFAFQARHQAGPRLLLVGRLVEKKGHAVALEAVARLHALGIEARLSCLGDGPLRNALKEKAQKLGIADRVLFYGEVTNEQVHDAYYTHDVLLVPSQTATDGDQEGLPNVLIEGLACGIPVIATRHAGIPELVQHESTGLLVPEGDAEALAAAILRLMETPGLVARLSYAGRLAVEQLHSLERMVGDVEAVYDDVLKCIP; this comes from the coding sequence ATGCCTCCCCGCGTCCTCCACTTCAAATCGATCTATCTCAATCGCTCCGAAACATTTATTGATCGCCTGATACGCCACCTGCAACGCTACGATCCCATCGTAGCCACCCTCTTCCCCAAGCATTATACCGAAAATCTCCCTATCTATACCCCTTCGGGTTGGTGGGCGTGGCGACGCGACTGCTGGCTCAAGCAACTCAACCGTACCCCTCGGTTTCTCTACGGGCTTTGTCGCCGGCTCCAACCTGCGCTCGTGCACGCCCATTTTGGCCTTGATGGCTACCGGCTTATCGGCCTAGCGCGAAAGACTGGGCTTCCTCTCGTAGTCAGCTTTTACGGACACGACGTTTCCCGCCTGCCTGATGCTGCTGGATGGCAACGCCGCTACCAACGTTTGGCGCTGCAAGGCACGCGGTTCATTGCGGCGACCGAAGCCATGAAGCAACAGCTTCTCAGGCTAGGCTTTCCCGAAACCCGTATCGCTGTGGTGCGCTTCGGCCTTGACCTACACCAGTTTGCTTTTCAGGCGCGCCATCAAGCAGGTCCCCGATTGCTTCTGGTAGGGCGGCTGGTCGAGAAAAAAGGTCATGCTGTAGCCCTTGAAGCCGTAGCACGACTCCATGCACTGGGGATTGAAGCGCGCCTAAGCTGCCTAGGCGACGGCCCCCTCCGGAACGCCTTGAAAGAAAAAGCGCAAAAGCTTGGCATTGCTGATCGGGTGCTATTTTACGGCGAGGTTACAAACGAACAGGTCCACGACGCGTACTACACGCACGATGTGCTACTAGTGCCTAGTCAAACGGCTACGGATGGTGATCAAGAAGGATTACCCAACGTGTTGATTGAGGGACTGGCTTGTGGCATTCCGGTTATCGCTACGCGACATGCAGGCATCCCCGAGCTCGTGCAGCATGAAAGCACAGGCCTATTGGTGCCCGAAGGCGACGCAGAAGCGCTGGCAGCAGCCATCCTGCGACTTATGGAAACTCCTGGACTGGTTGCTCGGCTAAGCTATGCGGGACGCCTTGCTGTTGAACAGCTGCATAGCCTGGAACGCATGGTGGGTGATGTCGAAGCCGTATATGACGATGTCTTAAAATGCATCCCATAA
- a CDS encoding capsule assembly Wzi family protein: MPLQAQEASPLSLEGEAGFLGASADRQPFWLVANQWGRFDPRSSNAYLVLQGAWTRQPRRWLSYQLGGEVLARGSQSPSLHAVAAYAQLRVGFLEAYVGRQREVLGTVDTLLSSGSLVESGNATPIPKIVVRTKSYTPVPGTRGWVQFHGYWAHGWMRDFRQIENPYLHQKYLYVRVGSPRWRIYAGLLHDAFWGGTSRNPNVGRLPQGLEDYFRTFFALNAGEGAPYGERIYIQGDHFGVYDFGFSLHSERFDVLVYRHFLYEDRDGLKFKNPQDGLLGISLQDRQGKLVQRVVYEFLYTKRQSGPEPPGPGRGGPGGRDNYYNHYLYRTGWTHYGRTVGSPLMFAAEDRQQRLIEGVENNRVVGHHVALMGQLGQGWSYRLLATYTRNYGTYNGRDVLQQPGTTYRFEPPPEQLSGLLEVVWRSGGSPLAILAALGADVGQLYPDNLGLRLGVRYRPLP; encoded by the coding sequence ATGCCCCTCCAAGCACAGGAGGCTTCACCGTTGAGCCTAGAGGGGGAGGCAGGATTTCTAGGTGCCTCAGCCGATCGACAGCCTTTTTGGCTGGTTGCCAACCAATGGGGGCGGTTTGATCCCCGGTCGTCGAATGCCTACCTGGTGTTGCAGGGGGCTTGGACGCGGCAGCCGCGACGCTGGCTAAGCTACCAACTGGGTGGGGAGGTGCTAGCACGTGGTTCTCAGAGTCCTTCGTTGCATGCAGTAGCAGCCTACGCACAGCTACGCGTAGGTTTTTTAGAGGCTTATGTAGGGCGTCAGCGGGAAGTGCTTGGCACGGTCGACACGCTGCTTTCTTCAGGTTCTTTGGTGGAAAGCGGGAATGCCACGCCGATTCCTAAAATTGTCGTGCGCACGAAAAGCTATACCCCAGTGCCTGGAACGCGCGGCTGGGTGCAATTTCATGGCTACTGGGCGCATGGCTGGATGCGCGACTTTCGGCAAATTGAAAATCCCTATCTGCACCAGAAATACCTTTACGTGCGCGTCGGATCTCCGCGGTGGCGCATCTATGCCGGCTTGTTGCACGATGCCTTTTGGGGGGGTACTTCCCGCAACCCCAATGTCGGTCGCCTGCCTCAAGGCTTAGAGGATTACTTTCGAACCTTCTTTGCCCTAAATGCGGGGGAAGGGGCTCCTTATGGTGAGCGCATTTACATTCAGGGGGATCACTTTGGTGTGTACGACTTTGGGTTCTCGCTGCATAGCGAGCGGTTTGACGTGCTTGTCTACCGGCACTTTTTGTATGAAGACCGCGATGGGCTCAAGTTTAAAAATCCCCAAGACGGCCTTTTAGGGATATCCTTGCAGGATCGCCAAGGGAAGCTAGTCCAGCGGGTGGTTTATGAGTTTCTGTACACAAAGCGCCAAAGTGGCCCTGAGCCGCCAGGTCCTGGTCGGGGGGGGCCAGGGGGACGGGATAATTACTACAACCATTATCTGTATCGGACTGGGTGGACGCACTATGGCCGCACGGTAGGCTCGCCGCTCATGTTTGCGGCCGAGGACCGGCAGCAACGCTTGATCGAAGGGGTGGAAAACAATCGGGTAGTGGGCCACCATGTAGCGCTCATGGGGCAGTTGGGACAGGGTTGGTCCTATCGACTGCTGGCGACCTACACGCGTAACTACGGGACGTATAACGGGCGGGACGTGCTCCAGCAACCGGGGACAACCTATCGCTTTGAGCCACCACCGGAGCAGCTTTCCGGACTGTTGGAGGTGGTGTGGCGCTCTGGAGGAAGTCCGTTGGCCATTTTAGCAGCCCTAGGGGCAGATGTGGGGCAGCTTTACCCCGATAACTTAGGGCTACGGCTGGGCGTACGCTATCGGCCTTTGCCTTGA
- a CDS encoding glycosyltransferase family 4 protein — protein MQRVATELDAVLKTHPDVAYHHLVLRTSWRWTHVRVVPFFVRLLAQLPRYVAQHHIDVVLFSSMVTASVALLLRRHPKMHATRLVAIAHGRDVTLPVAAYQQLVPRVLQRLDAVLPVSRATAQACLERGMPPSRVHIVPNGIDPGRFTHLPDRQQARAALEEALGLELPEGALLLCSVGRQVRRKGFAWFVDAVLPRLPEQVHYWLAGDGPDAAAIQAAIARHGLQKRVRRLGRVPDPILQLLYRAADLFIMPNIPVAGDLEGFGVVLLEANLCGTPTLAAQLDGIQDVITEGQNGHLIESRNAEGFVRWILYYMHNPDALEELSERAAAYVRQHFTWEIIGQHYVQTLKAICQQPPVMA, from the coding sequence ATGCAACGCGTAGCAACAGAATTGGACGCGGTCCTAAAAACCCATCCCGACGTGGCCTACCATCACCTGGTCTTACGCACTTCTTGGCGATGGACGCACGTACGCGTTGTGCCTTTTTTCGTACGGTTGCTGGCGCAGCTTCCCCGTTACGTTGCCCAGCACCACATTGACGTGGTCCTGTTTTCTTCGATGGTTACAGCTTCGGTAGCGCTGCTGCTACGGCGCCATCCCAAGATGCATGCTACGCGTCTGGTAGCTATTGCTCACGGTCGCGATGTGACACTACCGGTAGCCGCCTACCAGCAACTGGTACCTCGTGTATTGCAACGGCTTGATGCTGTGCTACCGGTTAGCCGGGCTACTGCCCAGGCCTGCCTCGAACGCGGCATGCCGCCATCGCGGGTGCACATTGTGCCCAACGGTATCGATCCAGGCCGCTTCACGCATTTGCCGGATCGTCAGCAGGCCCGTGCAGCACTGGAGGAAGCATTAGGCCTGGAATTACCTGAAGGGGCCTTGCTACTTTGCAGCGTAGGCCGCCAGGTCCGGCGCAAAGGCTTTGCTTGGTTTGTTGATGCCGTTTTGCCTCGGCTGCCTGAGCAGGTGCACTACTGGCTGGCAGGCGACGGTCCCGATGCTGCTGCCATTCAAGCCGCAATTGCCCGCCATGGGCTTCAAAAGCGCGTTCGCCGACTGGGTCGCGTGCCCGACCCTATCCTCCAGCTGCTCTATCGGGCAGCCGATTTGTTCATTATGCCCAACATCCCTGTTGCTGGAGACTTAGAAGGCTTTGGGGTCGTTTTGCTTGAAGCTAACCTGTGCGGCACACCTACGCTGGCTGCTCAGCTGGACGGCATCCAAGATGTGATTACCGAAGGCCAAAACGGTCACCTCATCGAAAGCAGGAATGCCGAGGGTTTTGTCCGGTGGATTCTGTACTATATGCACAACCCTGATGCCCTAGAGGAGCTATCGGAACGCGCGGCAGCCTACGTTCGCCAGCATTTTACATGGGAAATCATTGGCCAGCATTATGTACAAACGCTAAAGGCTATTTGTCAGCAGCCACCGGTGATGGCGTAG
- the recF gene encoding DNA replication/repair protein RecF (All proteins in this family for which functions are known are DNA-binding proteins that assist the filamentation of RecA onto DNA for the initiation of recombination or recombinational repair.): MTLRSLRVYNFRAHQETVVAFAPRINLIVGPNGAGKTNLLEAIHYLCLGKSFLTAQDAYALRQGAPFFELEGQFSSARRPELTVRLVYALEGGKRVFINGAPLERLAELVGLLPVVVLSPTDQALTAGPPEERRRFVDNLLSQAYPAYLKDLLHYRRALQQRNELLARLRRQPTTIQPALLDSWQEELVLLGSRLIQRRLRWVQEFAQFLAEAHTYLGLSAELPQIEYVTVAAFEAEADFESIRCAFRDRLGRLARQEREQGRTLAGPHRDEFRLRLNGMEVRRYASQGQHRIMGLALKLAQFLYLQARLEETPLLLLDDVFDGLDPYRTRRILGLLQQETVIGQSFLTAVRQELFQEAINFADRAHRVICVQQGKVVETHPAPSAL, encoded by the coding sequence ATGACGCTTCGATCACTCCGCGTGTACAATTTTCGGGCGCACCAAGAAACGGTCGTTGCTTTTGCGCCCCGCATTAACCTTATTGTAGGTCCTAACGGGGCTGGCAAAACCAACCTGTTAGAAGCAATTCATTATCTTTGCCTGGGCAAAAGTTTTTTGACCGCTCAGGATGCGTACGCTCTGCGTCAGGGAGCGCCTTTTTTTGAATTGGAAGGACAGTTCTCTAGCGCCCGTCGCCCAGAGCTAACCGTGCGCTTGGTCTACGCGCTAGAAGGTGGTAAGCGGGTCTTTATAAATGGGGCTCCTCTGGAACGCTTAGCCGAGCTTGTGGGCCTGTTGCCGGTAGTGGTGCTTTCGCCTACAGATCAAGCGTTAACGGCTGGTCCACCAGAAGAGCGCCGGCGCTTTGTGGACAACCTGCTCAGTCAGGCTTACCCAGCGTACCTAAAAGATCTGCTGCACTACCGAAGGGCCCTTCAGCAGCGCAATGAGTTGCTTGCCCGATTGCGGCGCCAGCCGACCACCATTCAGCCGGCGCTTTTAGATTCCTGGCAGGAAGAACTGGTTTTGCTTGGCAGTCGGTTGATTCAACGGCGTTTGCGCTGGGTACAAGAATTTGCCCAATTCCTGGCAGAAGCCCACACCTACCTTGGACTGAGCGCTGAGCTGCCCCAGATTGAATACGTGACTGTTGCGGCCTTTGAAGCTGAGGCCGACTTTGAGTCCATTCGCTGTGCGTTTCGGGATCGGCTTGGGCGTCTTGCTCGCCAGGAGCGAGAGCAAGGCCGCACGCTGGCTGGCCCCCATCGGGACGAGTTCCGCTTGCGGCTTAACGGCATGGAAGTGCGCCGCTATGCCTCACAAGGGCAACACCGCATAATGGGATTGGCCTTAAAACTGGCACAGTTTCTTTACCTGCAGGCAAGGCTAGAAGAAACGCCGCTTTTACTGCTCGACGATGTGTTCGACGGGCTGGACCCCTATCGAACCCGACGGATTTTAGGGCTCTTGCAGCAAGAAACAGTAATCGGGCAAAGTTTCCTAACGGCGGTGCGTCAGGAGCTGTTTCAGGAGGCCATTAATTTTGCTGATCGGGCGCATCGCGTGATCTGCGTGCAGCAGGGAAAGGTTGTGGAAACCCATCCTGCACCATCTGCCCTATAA
- a CDS encoding MaoC family dehydratase, protein MYTYETLQVGDRFIATRRITAEDVRAFAELTGDDNPIHLDPAYAQKTRFGRPIVHGVLLLGIISKVLGRDFPGHGSIAVALSCRFLRPVPVDSEITIEVKIAEKIEKHRHIRAKVYIYLEGKMAVGGEATLIPPSNEGL, encoded by the coding sequence ATGTATACCTACGAAACGCTTCAGGTAGGTGATCGCTTTATAGCCACCCGCCGCATTACGGCCGAAGACGTGCGTGCCTTTGCCGAGCTAACCGGCGATGACAACCCCATCCATTTGGACCCAGCATACGCCCAAAAAACCCGCTTTGGACGTCCCATTGTGCACGGGGTACTGTTACTGGGCATTATTTCTAAGGTCCTGGGCCGCGACTTTCCTGGCCATGGAAGCATTGCGGTAGCCCTCTCGTGCCGCTTTCTCCGACCGGTGCCGGTGGATTCCGAAATCACCATTGAAGTTAAAATTGCCGAAAAAATAGAAAAACACCGTCATATTCGAGCCAAAGTGTACATTTACCTCGAGGGCAAGATGGCGGTAGGTGGCGAAGCCACGCTCATTCCTCCCTCAAACGAGGGCCTATAG